A genomic region of Hydrogenovibrio crunogenus contains the following coding sequences:
- a CDS encoding EAL and HDOD domain-containing protein: MEKLFIGRQPIFDRSNQVYGYELLFRNGFHPNEAVFDDDHYATATVIHNSMMGLELSDLVGSAKAFINFPESFFEPEVDPCFSSNRIVCEVLETVPVTDATLAGIRRLKQKGFPIALDDFIFKKEFIPFIRLADIIKLDIENVTPKKIPLLVQKIRGVASARTKILVERVETKEVHKICLDAGCDYFQGYYFARPEIVTGQQLSVSKLHLFELLRNLSEPSISLDKLEDIVSKDVGLMHKLVKLAVQHRTAKMPEFETLRQVLVLFGLKRVQSWASMISLSLMDDVVPEVFNIARTRAIFLRLCAQHEKLVNPESYYLTGMFSLLDVILKKPMEELLKGLALNDAIIQGILKEEGDYGRLLKMIKSFERSDSDDLEETYRYLYVQALKESHDTQGVM, encoded by the coding sequence AAATGGATTTCATCCTAATGAAGCGGTATTTGATGATGACCATTATGCAACGGCAACCGTCATTCACAACTCCATGATGGGGTTAGAATTAAGTGACTTGGTTGGTAGCGCCAAAGCTTTTATCAATTTTCCAGAATCGTTTTTTGAACCTGAAGTCGATCCTTGTTTTTCTTCCAACCGTATTGTCTGTGAAGTGTTGGAAACCGTGCCGGTGACAGATGCCACTTTAGCAGGCATTCGGCGTTTAAAGCAAAAAGGATTTCCCATCGCGCTGGATGACTTTATCTTTAAAAAAGAATTTATTCCTTTCATTCGTTTGGCGGATATCATCAAGCTGGATATTGAAAATGTAACCCCAAAAAAGATTCCATTGTTGGTTCAAAAGATTCGTGGTGTCGCCAGTGCGCGTACCAAAATTTTAGTCGAAAGAGTGGAAACGAAAGAAGTTCATAAAATTTGTTTAGACGCAGGCTGTGATTATTTTCAAGGGTATTATTTTGCCAGGCCGGAGATTGTGACAGGCCAACAACTGTCGGTCTCTAAATTGCATTTGTTCGAGTTGCTACGAAACCTTTCCGAACCGAGTATTTCATTAGACAAACTGGAAGACATTGTTTCAAAAGATGTCGGTTTGATGCATAAGCTGGTAAAGCTGGCGGTACAGCATCGCACGGCTAAAATGCCGGAGTTTGAAACCTTGAGGCAGGTTTTGGTTTTATTTGGGTTAAAGCGCGTTCAATCATGGGCGAGTATGATTTCATTGAGTTTGATGGATGATGTCGTACCCGAAGTTTTTAATATTGCGAGAACACGTGCTATTTTCTTACGGTTATGTGCTCAGCATGAAAAACTGGTCAATCCAGAGTCTTACTATTTAACAGGAATGTTCTCTTTATTAGATGTGATCCTTAAAAAACCGATGGAAGAATTACTCAAAGGTTTGGCTTTAAATGACGCCATTATTCAAGGTATCTTAAAGGAAGAGGGCGATTACGGGCGATTATTGAAAATGATCAAGTCATTTGAACGATCTGATTCTGATGATTTGGAAGAGACATATCGATACCTGTATGTTCAAGCTTTAAAAGAAAGCCATGATACTCAAGGGGTGATGTAA
- a CDS encoding tRNA-uridine aminocarboxypropyltransferase, with product MPREKCPDCLRLKSLCLCDAIAPFEPLVEVIFLQHPLEQNQVKGTAFLTHRCLKGSQFLVGEKFSNEQLSPYLTETKKTFLLYPPEDGVDAPEVLSAADMADTECLESVRILVLDGTWRKTRKMLFLNPELAALPRVQIYPTAPSVYSIRKQKNVTSFSTLEAVKQLLIELDSSFPYTKNLDQIMAALVAQQKQFQPN from the coding sequence ATGCCCAGAGAAAAATGCCCGGATTGTTTACGCCTGAAGTCACTTTGTTTGTGTGATGCTATAGCCCCCTTTGAACCGCTAGTCGAAGTAATTTTTTTACAGCACCCGCTAGAGCAGAACCAGGTAAAGGGGACCGCTTTTTTAACACACCGGTGTTTGAAAGGCTCTCAATTTTTGGTCGGCGAAAAGTTTTCCAATGAGCAGTTGTCACCGTATTTAACCGAAACTAAAAAAACCTTTTTACTTTATCCGCCTGAAGACGGTGTCGATGCGCCAGAGGTGCTCAGTGCAGCGGACATGGCAGACACCGAATGTTTAGAATCGGTTCGTATTCTGGTATTGGATGGTACCTGGCGTAAAACTCGAAAGATGCTTTTCTTGAATCCAGAGCTGGCAGCCTTGCCCCGAGTGCAGATTTACCCAACGGCCCCTTCGGTTTATTCAATTCGAAAACAAAAAAATGTGACCAGTTTTTCGACGCTGGAAGCCGTTAAGCAGCTTTTGATCGAGCTTGATTCGTCGTTTCCGTATACTAAAAACTTAGATCAAATCATGGCTGCATTGGTCGCTCA
- a CDS encoding GNAT family N-acetyltransferase, with protein sequence MTQDSRSISISPLNSLHIQQAKDSTFRLGNHFLKKHKQMQAGRETRLYIAQLNDTKIVGAFWMEIQPTYCWIRNVFVESCHRHLGIGTKLLRYAIKENKNMSYYCFNTPSLHPFYQSIGFDEVLADELPNSLKTRLLRYQANGKNLIAMRFTTSLS encoded by the coding sequence ATGACACAAGATTCACGAAGCATTTCTATCTCGCCACTCAATTCCCTTCATATTCAGCAGGCGAAAGACTCCACCTTTCGGCTTGGCAACCACTTTCTTAAAAAACACAAGCAAATGCAAGCGGGAAGAGAAACCCGACTTTATATCGCGCAACTCAATGACACAAAAATCGTCGGTGCTTTTTGGATGGAGATTCAACCAACCTATTGTTGGATTAGAAACGTATTCGTTGAATCATGTCATCGTCATCTTGGTATTGGAACGAAATTGCTTCGCTATGCCATTAAAGAAAATAAAAATATGTCTTACTATTGCTTTAATACTCCGTCTTTACACCCTTTTTACCAATCAATTGGGTTTGACGAAGTATTGGCCGATGAACTGCCCAACTCGTTAAAAACACGTTTATTACGTTATCAAGCTAATGGTAAAAATTTAATCGCCATGCGATTTACAACATCGTTATCTTAA
- a CDS encoding diguanylate cyclase domain-containing protein, with the protein MSIQQFFVKTDYRFVFLIPVYFLTVAVFAVIAFFNQEWPLFSVLSIFTLAIFLFGIYIIKRGLTWWSKAFMLLVNAAFVIFLMVHGGHNHTGYFWVFPILVATIQILGALSGIFFACLLVLMIWLLEKWGMTDLILSSRFYFASLALVFITGIHEMTLENNRKILKKQVDDKEYENRLDPLTKVGNRRLVDYELERINAQGMDGLAVGALVVDLDNFKKVNDTLGHSAGDEVLKTIANHLTSCVRPSDKVARWGGDEFMLLLYGISLIDVERVAKRIQESITHDERLESLDVSVSMGGAITSSDYSELFKAADRNLLSIKNHTKNSFKITML; encoded by the coding sequence ATGAGTATTCAACAATTCTTTGTGAAAACAGATTATCGGTTTGTTTTTTTAATCCCGGTTTATTTTTTAACCGTTGCCGTGTTTGCAGTCATTGCCTTCTTCAATCAAGAATGGCCTTTGTTTTCAGTGTTAAGTATCTTCACACTGGCCATTTTTTTGTTTGGTATTTATATTATTAAACGAGGGTTAACATGGTGGAGCAAGGCCTTTATGCTACTGGTCAATGCTGCATTTGTTATTTTTTTGATGGTTCATGGCGGCCATAATCATACGGGATACTTTTGGGTATTCCCGATTTTAGTGGCGACCATTCAAATTCTAGGCGCATTGTCTGGCATTTTTTTCGCGTGTTTATTGGTGCTGATGATATGGCTGCTTGAAAAGTGGGGTATGACGGATTTAATCCTGTCGAGTCGCTTTTATTTTGCATCATTAGCACTGGTATTCATTACCGGTATTCATGAGATGACCTTGGAAAACAATCGAAAAATTCTGAAAAAACAAGTGGATGACAAAGAGTATGAGAATCGACTAGACCCTTTAACAAAGGTAGGAAATCGCCGTTTAGTCGACTATGAATTAGAACGAATTAATGCTCAAGGGATGGATGGATTAGCTGTCGGAGCGCTTGTTGTCGATCTGGATAACTTTAAAAAAGTGAATGACACCTTAGGGCATAGCGCCGGTGATGAAGTGCTTAAAACCATTGCCAATCATTTGACTTCCTGTGTTCGCCCGAGTGATAAAGTCGCTCGTTGGGGCGGGGATGAGTTTATGTTGTTGTTATACGGCATCAGCTTGATTGATGTGGAACGGGTCGCCAAACGTATTCAAGAATCCATTACCCATGATGAACGTCTGGAATCGCTGGATGTCAGTGTGAGCATGGGAGGGGCAATCACGTCTTCAGACTATTCTGAGTTATTTAAAGCAGCGGATAGAAATTTATTGTCGATTAAAAACCATACGAAAAATAGCTTTAAGATAACGATGTTGTAA